A part of Paraliobacillus zengyii genomic DNA contains:
- the xerC gene encoding tyrosine recombinase XerC, whose amino-acid sequence MDENTKLLQQFQEYLQIEKNASPYTLIYYTKDIETFYKFLSEESIDFLPDIDYHVVRLFLTKQYDLQLSRRSVSRKISSLRSFFRFLEREEKVQTNPFLNLTLPKADKLVPDFLYQQELEKLFAICDLETPLGQRNQAILELMYATGIRVSECTTLTKEAVDFSLKTILVIGKGRKERYIPFGSFAETALQRYINDGREILLKKSSSFPTNTIFLNAKGTPLTTRGVRLIFNNLVKDTALTINLHPHTLRHTFATHMLNAGADLRSVQELLGHEHLSSTQIYTHVTKDRLRHIYMDSHPRAINRDK is encoded by the coding sequence ATGGATGAAAATACAAAACTACTGCAACAATTCCAGGAATACTTGCAAATCGAAAAAAATGCATCGCCTTACACATTAATTTATTATACAAAAGATATTGAAACATTTTACAAATTTCTTTCAGAAGAATCAATTGATTTCTTACCTGATATTGATTACCATGTAGTTCGTTTGTTTTTGACAAAACAATATGATCTACAGTTATCAAGACGAAGTGTATCTAGAAAAATATCAAGTTTACGTAGTTTTTTTCGATTCTTAGAGCGGGAAGAAAAAGTACAAACAAATCCTTTTTTAAACCTTACACTTCCAAAAGCAGATAAGTTAGTGCCAGACTTTCTATATCAACAAGAGCTAGAAAAGTTATTTGCGATTTGTGATTTAGAGACTCCGTTAGGGCAAAGAAATCAAGCGATCTTAGAGCTAATGTATGCTACAGGAATTCGTGTTAGTGAATGCACAACGCTAACGAAAGAGGCAGTTGACTTTAGTTTAAAGACGATCTTAGTTATAGGTAAGGGACGGAAGGAACGGTATATACCTTTTGGTTCTTTTGCAGAAACAGCTTTACAACGTTATATAAATGATGGTCGAGAAATTCTGTTGAAAAAATCGAGTTCTTTTCCAACTAATACGATCTTTTTGAATGCCAAAGGTACACCACTTACGACGCGTGGGGTTCGATTGATTTTTAATAATTTAGTGAAGGATACAGCGTTAACAATTAACCTTCACCCGCATACGCTTCGGCACACTTTTGCTACCCATATGCTAAATGCAGGTGCTGATCTAAGAAGTGTGCAAGAATTATTAGGACATGAACATCTTTCGTCTACACAAATCTATACGCATGTAACGAAGGATCGACTGCGCCATATTTATATGGATAGTCACCCTCGTGCTATTAATAGAGACAAATGA
- the hslV gene encoding ATP-dependent protease subunit HslV produces the protein MSSEFHATTIFAIQHNGECAMSGDGQVTMGNAVVMKHKARKVRKLAKGQVLAGFAGSVADAFTLFEKFEAKLEAFNGNLQRSSVELAKEWRSDKVLRKLEAMLIVMNKETLLLVSGTGEVIEPDDGVLAIGSGGNYALAAGRALKYHSSELSAKDIAQAALEIAGDICVYTNDQITLEVIE, from the coding sequence ATGAGTTCAGAATTTCATGCGACAACCATTTTTGCTATTCAACATAACGGCGAGTGTGCAATGAGTGGCGATGGTCAAGTAACAATGGGAAATGCAGTAGTAATGAAACATAAGGCCCGTAAAGTTCGTAAATTAGCTAAGGGTCAAGTTTTAGCTGGTTTTGCTGGCTCAGTTGCAGATGCGTTTACACTTTTTGAAAAGTTTGAAGCTAAACTTGAGGCGTTTAACGGAAATCTTCAACGTTCTTCGGTTGAATTAGCAAAGGAATGGCGAAGCGATAAAGTTTTACGTAAGCTAGAAGCGATGCTGATTGTAATGAACAAAGAAACATTATTACTCGTTTCAGGAACTGGTGAAGTAATCGAACCGGATGATGGCGTGTTAGCCATTGGTTCAGGTGGTAATTACGCGCTTGCTGCTGGTAGAGCGTTGAAATATCACAGTTCAGAATTATCCGCTAAAGATATTGCGCAAGCAGCTTTAGAAATAGCGGGAGATATTTGTGTGTATACAAATGATCAAATTACATTAGAAGTAATTGAGTAA
- the hslU gene encoding HslU--HslV peptidase ATPase subunit — translation MGMDMSPKQIVTELDKFIIGQKQAKKSVAIALRNRYRRMQLDDKIRDEIVPKNIIMIGPTGVGKTEIARRLAKLVGAPFVKVEATKFTEVGYVGRDVESMVRDLVEMAIRMVKEEKMEQVQDKAKELATQRLIKLLVPVAKKQQNNFKNPFEMLFQGQDTQEEQTDETDEKDQEIETKRERIARQLNLGELEDVIVSVEVEEQTPSMFDMMQGSGMEQMGMNMQDAFGQLMPKKKKKRKLSVKDARNILTQQEANKLIDMDEVTQIATNKVEQSGIIFIDEIDKVAAKNDQQANVSREGVQRDILPIIEGSTVVTKYGAVKTDHILFIAAGAFHMAKPSDLIPELQGRFPIRVELEKLSIEDFKRILVEPSNALLKQYQALLKTEGIEVLFTDEAITRLAEVAFQVNQETDNIGARRLHTILEKLLEELSYEASDVTMPTIEITESYVDDKLSSIAKNKDLSQYIL, via the coding sequence ATGGGAATGGATATGTCCCCGAAACAAATAGTTACGGAGTTGGATAAGTTCATTATTGGTCAAAAACAAGCGAAAAAATCGGTTGCTATTGCACTCAGAAATCGTTATCGTAGAATGCAATTAGATGATAAGATACGCGATGAGATTGTTCCGAAAAACATTATAATGATTGGTCCTACTGGTGTTGGTAAAACAGAAATTGCTAGAAGGTTGGCTAAACTAGTAGGTGCTCCTTTTGTAAAAGTAGAAGCGACAAAGTTCACAGAAGTTGGCTATGTTGGACGTGATGTGGAATCAATGGTGCGTGATCTTGTAGAAATGGCCATTCGAATGGTTAAAGAAGAGAAAATGGAACAAGTGCAAGATAAGGCGAAAGAGTTGGCTACTCAACGTTTAATTAAATTACTTGTACCTGTTGCGAAAAAACAACAGAATAATTTTAAAAATCCATTTGAAATGCTTTTCCAAGGTCAAGACACACAAGAAGAACAAACAGATGAAACCGATGAGAAAGATCAAGAAATCGAAACGAAACGCGAACGTATTGCCCGACAGTTAAACTTAGGTGAACTGGAAGACGTTATTGTTTCTGTTGAAGTGGAAGAGCAAACTCCTTCCATGTTTGATATGATGCAAGGTTCGGGTATGGAACAAATGGGAATGAATATGCAAGATGCATTTGGTCAACTAATGCCTAAGAAAAAGAAAAAAAGAAAATTATCGGTTAAAGATGCAAGAAACATTTTAACTCAACAAGAAGCAAATAAATTAATTGACATGGATGAAGTTACACAAATCGCAACGAATAAAGTAGAACAATCAGGTATTATATTCATTGATGAGATTGATAAAGTTGCTGCTAAAAATGACCAACAAGCAAATGTATCTAGAGAAGGCGTCCAACGTGATATTTTGCCAATTATTGAGGGTTCAACGGTAGTAACAAAATACGGAGCAGTAAAAACTGACCATATCTTATTTATTGCAGCTGGTGCTTTTCATATGGCTAAACCTTCTGATTTAATTCCTGAATTGCAAGGTCGATTTCCAATTCGTGTTGAATTAGAAAAACTGTCGATAGAAGATTTTAAGCGAATCTTAGTCGAACCTTCTAATGCGCTATTAAAACAATATCAAGCTTTATTAAAAACAGAAGGTATTGAGGTACTGTTCACAGATGAGGCGATTACGCGTTTAGCTGAAGTAGCATTTCAAGTTAATCAAGAAACCGATAACATTGGTGCTAGAAGACTGCATACTATTCTAGAAAAGTTATTAGAAGAATTATCGTATGAAGCATCAGATGTAACAATGCCGACAATTGAGATTACAGAAAGCTATGTTGATGATAAATTAAGCTCTATTGCTAAAAACAAAGATTTAAGTCAATATATATTATAA
- the codY gene encoding GTP-sensing pleiotropic transcriptional regulator CodY, which produces MELLERARKINSILQKTTSKSVNFNDMAGALRDIITANIFVVSRRGKLLGFAINQQIENARMKSMLEERQFPEEYTDSLFNINETTSNIDIDSAYTAFPVENRELFKSGLTTIVPIIGGGDRLGTLILSRLTNSFNDDDLLLAEYGATVVGMEILHEKTEEIETEARSKAVVQMAISSLSYSELEAIEHIFEELDGTEGLLVASKIADRVGITRSVIVNALRKLESAGVIESRSLGMKGTYIKVLNNKFLIELQKIRSN; this is translated from the coding sequence ATGGAACTATTAGAAAGAGCACGAAAAATTAATTCTATTCTGCAAAAAACAACGAGTAAATCAGTGAATTTTAATGATATGGCAGGGGCATTACGTGATATTATTACGGCTAATATTTTTGTTGTTAGTAGAAGAGGAAAGTTATTAGGTTTTGCGATTAATCAACAAATTGAAAATGCTCGAATGAAATCAATGTTAGAGGAAAGACAGTTCCCTGAAGAATATACAGATAGCCTATTTAATATTAATGAGACGACTTCAAATATTGATATTGACAGTGCTTATACAGCATTTCCAGTTGAGAATCGTGAACTATTTAAAAGTGGTTTAACAACAATTGTCCCAATTATTGGTGGTGGAGATAGACTTGGTACACTAATATTAAGTCGTTTAACTAATAGCTTTAATGACGATGACTTACTACTAGCTGAGTATGGTGCCACAGTTGTTGGTATGGAAATCTTACATGAAAAAACAGAAGAAATTGAAACGGAAGCGCGTAGTAAAGCTGTTGTACAGATGGCAATTAGCTCCTTATCATACAGTGAATTAGAGGCAATTGAACATATATTTGAAGAATTAGATGGTACAGAGGGATTGCTAGTAGCAAGTAAGATCGCTGATCGAGTCGGAATTACTAGATCTGTAATTGTTAACGCATTACGCAAGCTAGAAAGTGCTGGTGTCATTGAATCTCGTTCATTAGGAATGAAGGGAACATATATTAAAGTTCTAAATAACAAATTCTTAATAGAACTACAAAAAATTAGATCGAATTAA
- the flgB gene encoding flagellar basal body rod protein FlgB — protein MSLFGGAISSLQNGLDYATTKNQTIANNIANVDTPNYKAKDVVFKNVLNQEMDSGFQAKRTNERHLTFGSSESSSRIVSNNSTEYNHNGNNVDIDKEMTELANNQIYYQALVERMNGKLNSLQTVIRGGA, from the coding sequence ATGTCACTTTTCGGTGGTGCTATTTCAAGTTTGCAAAATGGATTAGATTATGCAACAACTAAAAATCAAACAATTGCTAATAACATTGCAAATGTGGATACGCCTAATTATAAGGCTAAGGATGTTGTCTTCAAAAATGTACTTAATCAAGAGATGGATAGTGGATTTCAAGCGAAAAGAACTAACGAAAGACACTTGACATTTGGTAGTAGCGAAAGCTCATCTCGTATTGTTTCAAATAATAGTACCGAATACAATCACAATGGTAATAATGTAGATATTGATAAAGAAATGACAGAGCTAGCCAACAATCAAATTTATTATCAAGCTTTAGTTGAACGTATGAATGGTAAACTTAATAGTTTGCAAACTGTAATTAGAGGAGGGGCATAA
- the flgC gene encoding flagellar basal body rod protein FlgC yields MSIFNSINTSGSALTAQRLRMDTISSNIANADTTRATINEDGEYEAYRRKTVSFEAKDNSFSSYLNRASNSNQGAGSGVRVDEITEDDEPFIEVYNPTHPDAGEDGYVSMPNVDPLEEMVDLMSATRSYEANVTSINATKSMLMKALEIGK; encoded by the coding sequence ATGAGTATATTTAACTCGATTAATACAAGTGGTAGTGCATTAACTGCTCAACGATTAAGGATGGACACAATCTCCTCTAATATTGCAAATGCTGATACAACTAGGGCAACAATTAATGAAGATGGAGAATATGAAGCATATAGAAGAAAAACAGTTTCATTTGAAGCAAAGGATAATAGCTTTTCATCTTATTTAAACCGTGCTTCGAATTCCAACCAAGGGGCCGGATCTGGTGTTCGTGTTGACGAAATTACGGAAGATGATGAACCTTTCATAGAAGTTTATAATCCTACCCACCCAGATGCTGGTGAAGATGGATATGTTTCCATGCCAAATGTGGATCCATTAGAAGAAATGGTTGACTTAATGAGTGCAACACGTTCTTACGAAGCAAATGTAACATCCATAAATGCAACGAAAAGCATGTTGATGAAAGCGTTAGAAATTGGTAAGTAA
- the fliE gene encoding flagellar hook-basal body complex protein FliE, whose protein sequence is MAINIQALQTPTLLNQETTASKLSVGEAQNQFSNQLKTAIEQLNASQIESDIKTEALANGEIDDLHDVMITAQKASVTLNAAVEVRSKALDAYNEIMRMQI, encoded by the coding sequence ATGGCGATAAACATTCAAGCACTTCAAACACCTACCTTATTAAATCAAGAAACCACAGCTTCTAAACTTTCTGTTGGTGAAGCGCAAAATCAATTCTCAAATCAACTCAAAACCGCGATAGAACAATTAAATGCATCTCAAATTGAATCTGACATAAAGACAGAGGCGCTTGCAAATGGTGAAATAGATGATTTACATGATGTAATGATTACTGCACAAAAAGCTAGTGTCACATTAAACGCAGCTGTAGAAGTCCGTAGTAAAGCGCTTGATGCTTATAATGAAATTATGCGGATGCAAATATAA
- the fliF gene encoding flagellar basal-body MS-ring/collar protein FliF produces the protein MKQNLITYKNKIIEFWQSKSKKQKGFGLSLIFLFLLIVVGGSFFATRTTMVPLYSNLSIQEVGQIKAELDTRGVKYEVEGAGTVINVPSEEADTLLVDLAAQGIPNSGNIDYSFFSENTSWGMTDGEFNVMKLDALQTELANLMTGISGIENATVMLNIPEDQVFVSDAVQQASASIVLTTTPGYQFEESQINSLYLLVSKTVPNLSTDNIVIMDQNFNYYDQNSSTTVASGDAYTTQQTIKKDIERDIQRRVQQMLGTMVGADKVVASVTADIDFTQENRIEELVEPVEVDGEEVEGLPVSVETITETYTGNGAAAAGEVGVGDEDIANYVAEDGADYGEYEKVQESINYEFNRIQREIIESPYKIRDLGIQIAVDNTKETVDANGELELLTAQEQANVEESIASILDSIISTSIDGTYGEINPEDKTSIVFQEFNGIQTANTPVGTGIPTWIYIVGGTLLVLVIGLIIMLIRKRREPEEEMGYSEDVVSQETFEVPDMETAADTESSIRRKQLEKMANDKPEEFAKLLRSWISED, from the coding sequence ATGAAACAGAACTTAATAACATATAAAAATAAAATCATAGAATTTTGGCAAAGTAAATCCAAGAAACAAAAAGGATTTGGACTTTCATTAATCTTTTTATTTCTTCTAATTGTAGTTGGTGGAAGCTTCTTTGCAACAAGGACTACAATGGTGCCATTGTATAGTAATCTATCAATTCAAGAGGTTGGGCAGATAAAAGCAGAGTTAGACACTAGAGGTGTGAAATATGAAGTGGAAGGTGCTGGAACGGTAATTAATGTGCCAAGTGAAGAAGCAGATACATTACTTGTTGATCTTGCGGCACAAGGTATACCAAACAGTGGAAATATTGATTATTCTTTTTTTAGTGAAAATACTTCTTGGGGAATGACAGATGGTGAATTTAATGTAATGAAACTTGATGCCTTGCAAACAGAATTGGCAAATTTAATGACTGGAATTTCAGGTATTGAAAATGCTACTGTCATGCTTAATATACCAGAGGATCAAGTTTTTGTGAGTGATGCAGTACAGCAGGCATCTGCATCAATTGTTCTGACAACCACACCTGGGTACCAGTTTGAGGAAAGTCAAATTAATTCACTTTATTTACTTGTTTCTAAAACGGTACCAAACCTCTCTACAGACAATATCGTCATTATGGATCAAAACTTTAATTACTATGATCAAAATAGTTCTACTACCGTAGCAAGTGGCGATGCTTATACCACACAGCAGACAATCAAAAAGGATATTGAACGAGATATTCAAAGACGTGTGCAGCAAATGCTAGGTACGATGGTTGGAGCAGATAAAGTTGTAGCATCTGTTACAGCAGATATAGATTTCACACAAGAAAATCGAATAGAAGAACTAGTAGAACCAGTAGAAGTAGATGGAGAAGAAGTAGAAGGTTTACCAGTTAGTGTTGAAACGATTACAGAGACATATACAGGAAATGGTGCAGCAGCTGCCGGTGAGGTTGGAGTGGGCGATGAAGATATAGCAAACTATGTTGCGGAAGATGGTGCTGACTATGGTGAATATGAAAAAGTTCAGGAATCTATTAATTATGAATTTAATCGAATACAACGTGAAATTATAGAAAGTCCATATAAAATTAGAGATTTAGGTATTCAAATAGCAGTAGATAATACAAAAGAAACAGTTGACGCAAATGGTGAACTAGAGCTTTTAACAGCACAAGAACAAGCCAATGTTGAAGAGAGTATCGCGTCGATACTAGATTCTATTATTTCTACTTCTATTGACGGAACGTATGGAGAAATTAACCCAGAAGATAAAACATCTATAGTATTTCAAGAATTCAATGGTATTCAAACAGCAAATACGCCTGTTGGAACCGGAATCCCCACATGGATTTATATAGTTGGAGGAACCTTACTTGTTCTAGTAATTGGCCTTATTATTATGTTGATAAGAAAACGAAGAGAACCAGAAGAAGAAATGGGATATAGTGAAGATGTAGTGTCACAAGAGACATTTGAAGTTCCTGATATGGAAACAGCAGCAGATACCGAATCATCAATCAGAAGAAAACAGCTTGAAAAAATGGCAAATGACAAACCAGAAGAATTTGCTAAGTTATTACGTAGCTGGATTTCTGAGGATTAG
- the fliG gene encoding flagellar motor switch protein FliG: protein MARKQTLTGKQKAAILLISLGPDVSAQLYKHLTEEEIEKLTLEISSVKKVETEQKEEVLDQFHQIALAQDYIAQGGINYAKTVLEKALGADEAGNIINRLTSSLQVKPFDFARKADPGQILNFIQNEHPQTIALVLSYLEKEQAGQILSELPQEMQADIAKRIAIMDSTSPEIIYEVEQVLERKLSATVTQDYTQTGGIQAVVEVLNGVDRSTERTILDALEIQDPELAEEIKKRMFVFEDIVTLDNRAIQRIIREVENDDLRLSLKVASDEVKEVVFSNMSNRMAETFKEEMEFMGPVRLRDVEESQTRIVSAIRRLEEVGEIVIARGGGDDIIV from the coding sequence ATGGCAAGAAAACAAACATTGACTGGTAAACAAAAAGCTGCGATTCTATTAATCTCATTAGGACCAGATGTTTCAGCACAATTATATAAACATTTAACAGAAGAGGAAATTGAAAAACTAACCTTAGAAATTTCCTCTGTTAAAAAGGTGGAAACGGAACAAAAAGAAGAAGTCTTAGATCAATTTCATCAGATAGCATTAGCGCAAGATTATATTGCGCAAGGTGGTATAAATTATGCAAAGACTGTTTTGGAAAAAGCCTTAGGAGCTGATGAGGCAGGTAATATTATCAATCGGTTAACATCATCTTTACAAGTTAAACCTTTTGACTTTGCTAGAAAAGCAGATCCTGGCCAAATTTTAAATTTTATACAAAATGAACACCCACAAACTATTGCTTTAGTTTTATCCTATTTGGAAAAAGAACAGGCTGGTCAAATATTATCAGAGTTGCCTCAAGAGATGCAGGCTGATATTGCGAAAAGAATTGCAATAATGGATTCAACATCTCCTGAGATAATTTATGAAGTAGAGCAAGTGTTAGAACGGAAATTGTCTGCAACAGTAACGCAAGATTACACACAAACAGGTGGGATTCAGGCAGTAGTAGAAGTTTTAAATGGCGTGGATAGAAGTACAGAAAGAACGATACTAGATGCATTAGAAATACAAGATCCAGAGTTAGCAGAAGAAATCAAGAAACGAATGTTCGTATTTGAAGATATTGTTACATTAGATAATCGTGCTATTCAGCGGATTATACGCGAAGTTGAAAATGATGATCTTCGTCTATCACTGAAAGTAGCAAGTGATGAAGTGAAAGAAGTTGTCTTTAGTAATATGTCGAATCGTATGGCTGAAACGTTCAAAGAAGAAATGGAATTTATGGGCCCTGTTCGTTTACGGGATGTCGAAGAATCACAAACACGAATTGTTTCTGCAATTCGTCGTTTAGAAGAAGTAGGTGAAATCGTTATTGCACGTGGTGGAGGAGATGATATTATTGTCTAA
- the fliH gene encoding flagellar assembly protein FliH translates to MSNQLDRKITPSKVIGIKPLEVRQDFTEQDLLDQKAILEIQLEQAKQQLQQTREQADQLLADTKMTIKDKEKEWQEEKLKWIEEAKQHGHNEGFHEGKEDSLNEYQTLLDQASEIVQLAKKEKQTILAQSEPTILRLGIAAASKIIQHELVESDAYIEITKKVLKEVLDQPSIRVFSNPRDYQTLQKYEDELRLIIDAKADLLFYPDESLSEGACIIETPFGKIDASVDSQLETLRHALLDLAEEINRES, encoded by the coding sequence TTGTCTAACCAATTGGATCGAAAAATCACACCAAGTAAAGTAATCGGTATTAAACCACTAGAAGTTCGACAAGATTTTACAGAACAAGATTTACTAGATCAGAAAGCAATTCTTGAAATACAATTAGAACAAGCGAAGCAACAGTTGCAGCAAACAAGGGAACAAGCGGATCAATTACTTGCTGATACAAAGATGACAATAAAAGATAAAGAGAAAGAATGGCAAGAAGAGAAACTGAAGTGGATTGAAGAAGCAAAACAACATGGACATAATGAGGGTTTTCACGAAGGTAAAGAAGATAGTTTAAATGAATATCAAACATTACTCGATCAGGCTAGTGAAATTGTTCAACTAGCTAAAAAAGAAAAACAAACAATTTTAGCCCAATCGGAACCAACGATATTACGGTTAGGGATAGCAGCAGCGTCGAAGATCATACAACATGAATTAGTCGAAAGTGATGCTTATATCGAAATCACAAAAAAAGTTTTAAAAGAAGTTTTAGATCAGCCATCAATTCGTGTTTTTTCAAATCCAAGAGATTATCAAACACTGCAAAAGTATGAAGATGAACTTCGTTTAATAATTGATGCAAAAGCGGACCTACTATTCTATCCAGATGAATCATTATCCGAAGGCGCTTGTATTATTGAAACACCTTTTGGAAAAATAGATGCAAGTGTTGACAGTCAATTAGAAACTTTGCGTCATGCATTGTTAGACTTAGCGGAGGAGATAAATCGTGAATCTTGA
- the fliI gene encoding flagellar protein export ATPase FliI: protein MNLDTYVESIENSDLYKRFGKIQRVVGLMIESKGPAVSIGNVCYIHTSAKTKIYAEVVGFHDENVLLMPYASINEISPGSLVEATDKPLTIKVGRGLIGKVVNSMGQPLDDSTLPKGLMSYLTERTPPNPLSRPRILEPIQLGVKTIDSLLTVGKGQRVGIFAGSGVGKSTLLGMIARNSDADINVIAMIGERGREVREFIEKDLGEEGLKKSIVVVATSDQPALMRIKGAYTATAISEYFRDQGLNVNLMMDSVTRVAMAQREVGLATGEPPTTKGYPPSVFSILPKLLERTGTSDKGTITAFYTVLVDGDDLNDPIADTTRGILDGHFVLDRKLAEQGQFPALNVLKSISRVMPQITSEKDQKIAQEVRKILSTFEENYELIQIGAYKRGTSREVDQAIQLHPKIISFLKQGMEESWSRDEAMTLLETSLYGGKKA from the coding sequence GTGAATCTTGATACGTATGTAGAATCAATTGAAAATTCGGATTTATACAAACGATTTGGAAAGATTCAACGTGTTGTTGGACTAATGATTGAATCAAAAGGTCCGGCAGTTAGTATAGGGAATGTTTGTTATATTCATACTTCTGCAAAAACAAAGATTTATGCTGAAGTTGTAGGTTTTCATGATGAAAATGTACTTTTAATGCCCTATGCATCTATCAATGAAATTAGTCCTGGAAGTCTTGTTGAAGCGACTGATAAGCCACTTACGATAAAAGTTGGTCGAGGTTTAATTGGGAAAGTTGTAAACTCAATGGGACAGCCGTTAGATGATTCAACGTTACCGAAAGGTTTAATGTCCTATTTAACCGAGAGAACACCGCCAAATCCTCTATCTCGTCCAAGAATATTAGAACCAATTCAACTGGGTGTCAAAACAATTGATTCATTGTTAACAGTTGGAAAAGGGCAACGTGTCGGGATTTTTGCGGGGAGTGGTGTTGGTAAAAGTACACTACTAGGAATGATTGCCCGAAATAGTGATGCGGATATTAATGTTATTGCAATGATAGGGGAACGTGGCAGAGAAGTTAGAGAGTTTATTGAAAAAGACCTTGGTGAAGAAGGCCTAAAGAAATCAATTGTAGTTGTAGCAACATCAGATCAGCCTGCGCTAATGCGGATAAAAGGTGCATATACAGCAACGGCTATAAGTGAATATTTTCGTGATCAAGGTTTAAACGTAAATTTAATGATGGATTCTGTTACACGAGTTGCGATGGCACAACGGGAAGTTGGTCTAGCTACTGGAGAACCACCAACAACTAAAGGTTATCCACCTTCTGTGTTTTCTATTTTACCAAAATTATTGGAGAGAACAGGAACCAGTGATAAAGGAACGATTACAGCTTTTTATACTGTATTAGTAGATGGAGATGATCTAAACGATCCTATTGCAGATACGACAAGAGGAATACTAGATGGTCACTTTGTCTTAGATAGAAAGTTAGCAGAGCAAGGACAATTTCCAGCTTTAAATGTATTAAAATCCATTAGTCGTGTAATGCCACAGATAACATCAGAGAAAGATCAAAAAATAGCGCAAGAGGTCCGTAAGATTTTATCAACATTTGAAGAGAATTATGAATTAATACAAATAGGTGCATATAAACGTGGAACAAGTAGGGAAGTAGATCAAGCCATTCAGTTACATCCAAAGATTATTTCTTTTTTGAAACAGGGAATGGAGGAATCTTGGTCAAGGGATGAAGCAATGACGTTACTTGAGACTAGTTTATATGGAGGTAAAAAAGCATGA
- the fliJ gene encoding flagellar export protein FliJ, protein MTNIKAFQKILSHQERLKNEAQINYQEAMNNFETVATKLYQLLQKKEEVEKQYAYYLKSSGTVTTLATHYAYIDEIKKKIQQVELEVSKKRVIMEKKQVLLTQSHIEVKKFEIIIEKKNEKEKLREIYTENQQMDETSLRQFLANEDR, encoded by the coding sequence ATGACAAATATAAAAGCTTTTCAAAAAATACTGTCACATCAAGAGCGCTTAAAGAACGAGGCACAAATTAATTACCAAGAAGCAATGAATAATTTCGAGACTGTTGCAACAAAGTTATATCAGTTATTGCAGAAAAAAGAAGAAGTCGAAAAACAATATGCTTATTATCTAAAATCTAGTGGTACAGTCACTACATTAGCGACACATTATGCTTATATCGATGAAATAAAGAAAAAAATACAGCAAGTGGAATTAGAAGTAAGCAAGAAGCGCGTAATAATGGAAAAAAAACAAGTGTTATTAACACAATCACATATTGAAGTGAAAAAGTTCGAAATAATAATTGAGAAAAAAAACGAAAAAGAAAAATTGCGTGAAATATATACTGAGAATCAACAAATGGACGAAACGTCATTGAGACAGTTTTTAGCTAATGAAGATAGGTGA